In Oncorhynchus clarkii lewisi isolate Uvic-CL-2024 chromosome 24, UVic_Ocla_1.0, whole genome shotgun sequence, one DNA window encodes the following:
- the LOC139382975 gene encoding CD59B glycoprotein-like yields the protein MRTLLLTTVLLVLLCNTQVLTLRCYTCEEDDADCKQVTECPPSSMYCRTVVTADTVTRTCEEMCVSGVNAYCCQGDLCEN from the exons ATGAGGACCCTGCTACTGACAACCGTGCTGCTGGTGCTGCTCTGTAACACTCAAG TGCTCACACTCAGGTGTTACACCTGTGAAGAGGATGATGCTGACTGCAAGCAAGTGACAGAATGTCCACCATCGAGCATGTACTGCAGAACTGTGGTGACTG CGGACACAGTGACTCGTACCTGTGAGGAGATGTGTGTCTCGGGTGTCAACGCCTACTGTTGCCAGGGTGACCTGTGTGAGAACTGA